In one Melopsittacus undulatus isolate bMelUnd1 chromosome 4, bMelUnd1.mat.Z, whole genome shotgun sequence genomic region, the following are encoded:
- the ATL1 gene encoding atlastin-1, producing the protein MARNRRERSSWGSFAEKTYEWSSEEEESVRKAGPVQVLIVKDDHSFELDEAALNRILLSEAVRDKEVVAVSVAGAFRKGKSFLMDFMLRYMYNKEAVDWVGDYNEPLTGFSWRGGSERETTGIQIWSEVFLVDKPDGKKVAVLLMDTQGTFDSQSTLRDSATVFALSTMISSIQVYNLSQNVQEDDLQHLQLFTEYGRLAMEETFLKPFQSLIFLVRDWSFPYEFSYGSDGGARFLEKRLKVSGNQHEELQNVRKHIHSCFTKISCFLLPHPGLKVATNPNFDGKLKEIDDEFIKNLKVLIPWLLSPENLDVKEINGNHITCRGLVEYFKAYIKIYQGEELPHPKSMLQATAEANNLAAVATAKDTYSRSMEEVCGGDKPFLAPSDLQTKHMELKEEAVKLFRGVKKMGGEEFSRRYLQQLENEIDELYIQYIKHNDSKNIFHAARTPATLFVVIFITYVIAGVTGFIGLDIIASLCNMIMGLTLITLCTWAYIRYSGEYRELGAVIDQVAAALWDQALYKLYSAAATHRHLYHHAFPAQKAEPTEGSERKKV; encoded by the exons ATGGCCCGGAACCGCCGGGAGAGGAGCAGCTGGG GTAGTTTTGCAGAGAAGACTTATGAATGGagctcagaggaggaggagtcTGTGAGGAAGGCAGGACCAGTGCAAGTCCTCATTGTCAAAGATGACCATTCCTTTGAACTGGATGAAGCCGCGCTGAACCGCATCCTCCTCTCAGAGGCTGTCAGAGATAAAGAGGTTGTGGCTGTGTCTGTCGCTGGAgcttttagaaaaggaaaatcattcCTAATGGACTTCATGCTGCGGTACATGTACAATAAG GAAGCAGTGGACTGGGTCGGAGATTACAACGAGCCTCTGACTGGTTTCTCCTGGAGGGGAGGGTCTGAGCGGGAGACAACCGGCATTCAGATATGGAGTGAAGTTTTCCTGGTGGACAAACCTGATGGTAAAAAG gTTGCAGTGTTGCTGATGGATACACAGGGGACCTTTGATAGCCAGTCCACCTTGCGGGATTCGGCCACTGTGTTTGCCCTAAGCACAATGATCAGCTCAATACAG gTTTATAACTTGTCCCAGAATGTGCAGGAGGATGATCTGCAGCACTTGCAG CTTTTCACCGAGTATGGCCGGCTGGCCATGGAGGAGACATTCCTGAAACCTTTCCAG TCCCTTATATTCCTTGTTCGTGACTGGAGCTTCCCTTATGAATTTTCCTATGGATCTGATGGTGGTGCAAGATTTTTGGAGAAGCGGCTGAAG GTCTCAGGAAATCAGCATGAAGAGCTTCAGAATGTCAGAAAACACATCCATTCCTGCTTCACCAAAATCTCCTGCTTCCTCTTGCCTCACCCAGGCCTGAAAGTTGCCACCAACCCTAATTTTGATGGAAAACTGAAAG aaatagATGATGAGTTCATTAAGAACTTGAAGGTTTTGATTCCCTGGCTTCTTAGTCCTGAGAACCTGGATGTTAAGGAGATCAATGGAAACCATATCACCTGCCGAGGCCTTGTGGAGTATTTTAAG GCGTACATAAAGATCTACCAAGGGGAAGAATTGCCACACCCAAAGTCAATGCTGCAG GCCACAGCAGAAGCCAACAATTTAGCAGCAGTTGCCACTGCCAAAGACACGTACAGCAGGAGTATGGAAGAG GTCTGTGGTGGGGACAAGCCTTTCCTTGCACCTAGCGACCTCCAGACCAAACACATGGAGCTGAAGGAGGAGGCTGTGAAGCTATTTCGTGGAGTGAAGAAGATGGGTGGGGAGGAGTTCAGCCGTCGCTAcctccagcagctggagaatGAGATAGATGAGCTCTACATCCAGTACATCAAGCACAATGACAGCAAGAACATCTTCCACGCTGCCCGCACCCCCGCCACACTCTTTGTGGTCATCTTCATCACTTACGTGATAGCTGGAGTGACCGGCTTCATTGGCTTGGACATCATAGCCAGTCTGTGCAACATGATCATGGGCTTGACACTTATCACACTGTGTACCTGGGCATATATCAGATACTCTGGGGAGTACAGAGAACTGGGCGCAGTAATAGACCAAGTGGCTGCAGCGTTATGGGACCAG gCTCTGTACAAGCTGTACAGCGCGGCAGCGACGCACAGGCACCTCTACCACCACGCCTTCCctgcacagaaagcagagcCCACAGAGGGCTCGGAGAGGAAGAAGGTGTAA